One stretch of Chitinophaga pendula DNA includes these proteins:
- a CDS encoding M57 family metalloprotease: MKKQTRIVMACLFACTVAAVSCKKDQQADQAPANDGISTAVLEKIKAQGFRTDNVQKVGDAYLVENDILLHEHDLDANITSPTLRIAGEEQYRTRNLVTYSGTRTIRVRAVGLNATLTSAVQAAVTRWQNENLALQFVYVTTAPYDITVQGNFWSNGILGQGGFPSGGNPYPTILINTNTAVFGTNVGFATKVLQHEIGHCIGLRHTDYMNRAYSCGGSAVNEGDGGVGAIQIPGTPSGPDAGSIMLACTGANSASFNANDRIAINYLY, from the coding sequence ATGAAAAAACAAACCAGAATCGTTATGGCATGTCTATTCGCCTGCACAGTAGCTGCCGTTTCCTGTAAGAAAGATCAACAAGCTGACCAGGCTCCTGCTAATGATGGTATCTCTACAGCAGTACTGGAAAAGATCAAAGCACAAGGTTTCCGTACAGATAATGTACAGAAAGTAGGTGATGCTTACCTGGTGGAAAACGATATACTGCTGCATGAACACGACCTGGATGCGAACATCACTTCTCCTACTTTAAGAATTGCTGGTGAAGAACAATACCGTACCAGGAACCTTGTGACCTATTCCGGTACCCGTACTATCAGAGTAAGAGCCGTAGGTCTTAACGCTACACTGACTTCCGCTGTACAGGCTGCGGTAACACGCTGGCAGAATGAAAACCTGGCACTGCAATTTGTGTATGTTACTACTGCTCCTTATGATATCACTGTACAGGGCAACTTCTGGTCCAATGGTATCCTCGGTCAAGGCGGCTTCCCCAGCGGTGGCAATCCTTATCCCACTATCCTGATCAATACCAATACTGCGGTATTCGGAACCAACGTTGGTTTTGCTACTAAAGTATTACAACACGAGATCGGTCACTGTATCGGGCTGCGTCATACTGACTATATGAATCGTGCCTACAGCTGCGGCGGATCTGCTGTAAACGAAGGTGATGGTGGTGTAGGTGCTATCCAGATCCCAGGTACCCCCAGCGGCCCTGATGCTGGTTCCATCATGCTGGCTTGCACTGGTGCTAATAGCGCCAGCTTCAACGCCAACGACCGGATAGCCATCAACTATCTGTATTAA
- a CDS encoding M57 family metalloprotease, whose amino-acid sequence MKKQAITVVSCLVAGTLMLSCQKENKQQDASATTNAQVSADVKSQISARGFNAADARKVNGGYLVEGDILLSEDDLSKDAGTPNLRIADVEQYRTNYLVKNLPRTITVKVVNLGNAFIAGADTAIARYNRLNLSLKFSRITSGTANITIQGFNEGPDAQGFITLGSAGFPTSSGNPYNTIQMNTNQYAYGSNPNVLYVGSVIQHEMGHCIGFRHTDYMNRAFSCGSAGAGNEGASSIGAVAIPGTPTTPDAASWMLACSNGGNRTFNANDVKALDYLY is encoded by the coding sequence ATGAAAAAACAAGCAATTACTGTCGTGAGCTGTTTAGTAGCTGGAACATTGATGTTATCCTGCCAAAAAGAAAACAAACAACAAGATGCTTCCGCTACCACCAATGCACAAGTGTCTGCAGATGTAAAAAGCCAGATCAGCGCCCGGGGATTTAACGCCGCCGATGCCCGTAAAGTCAATGGAGGCTACCTGGTAGAAGGGGATATCCTGCTGAGTGAGGATGATCTCTCAAAAGATGCCGGTACCCCCAATCTACGTATAGCCGACGTAGAACAGTATCGTACCAACTACCTTGTGAAGAACCTTCCGCGTACCATCACTGTGAAAGTAGTGAACCTCGGAAATGCCTTCATCGCAGGAGCAGATACCGCTATCGCACGTTATAACAGGTTGAACCTCTCACTGAAGTTCTCCCGTATCACCAGCGGTACTGCCAACATTACCATTCAGGGCTTTAATGAAGGTCCTGATGCACAAGGGTTTATAACCCTGGGCTCTGCTGGCTTCCCTACCAGCAGCGGTAATCCCTACAACACCATTCAGATGAACACTAACCAGTACGCATATGGCAGCAATCCAAATGTATTGTACGTAGGTTCTGTGATCCAGCATGAAATGGGACATTGTATAGGATTTCGCCATACCGACTATATGAACCGTGCATTCAGCTGCGGATCAGCGGGCGCCGGCAATGAAGGGGCTTCTTCTATCGGAGCCGTAGCTATCCCGGGTACACCTACTACTCCTGATGCGGCTTCCTGGATGTTGGCCTGCTCCAATGGTGGCAATCGTACGTTCAACGCCAACGACGTAAAAGCACTGGATTACCTGTATTAA
- a CDS encoding S8 family peptidase: MSAGILKTFSVLLCSLCITSQLIAQSNNHTDSIYAQYAATTLSRDSAQAAPWGYLVKFRQYPGNPLLTQHGLLHAIGAQHFILRDATFDSLQLKTVVYLSPANANWKSSRQLLSTITRIRPSDSLTIQITTPPPATNVRSQPLQYANVQQQIPEYNMAVVRVKAQDWPRFIGQAGVVFADIPRQPRTEVAIREHNLSINLVSSVHQLYPALKGTNRIVAIKEQLFDTADVDLKGKYVPSAIASPKENSHATSMATWIAGMGNSSPQGRGVASAARLTSSTFDRLLPDEKSFFQQFGLTLQNHSYGTPGIENYYGQEAQAYDQLVLEADTILHVFSSGNIGNNTPDNGTYQGLAAFANLTGTFKQAKNVLVVGAVDSFYNLLDGGIYGSSRGPAYDGRVKPEVVTYGQAGTSDAAATTTGIAVLLQEAYALQYGKTPPSALTKTILINSADDIGTAQVDYYTGFGLVNALEAIRTVKEQRFRSGTVTAGTTQTYTIPVPAGMRQLKVTLGWNDVPAAVNAPKALVNDLDLFVTDANGRQFVPWILNPAPNAQSLRRAAVRGRDSLNNQEQVTIDMPPAGNVQIQVRGQAIPGNTPVTHYIAYQYTPLSSFSWRYPAPADILTAGTSVPLRWQTNASGNFDLSYTLDSGRTWTAIASQIAITGKTWRWQLPDTFSTARLRMSNADTTWYSDYFYLATAPDIQAGFDCPDEVMVYWNPTRGVAGYEVLTLENGALRPIVQTTDTFAIISRTQTKSIYFAVRTVHKDGWKGMNSYTLNTKQQGLECYFQQTLADATEDSKVSLYVRFASLYKLKRFSWERRESERGSFITLSSQNITQEYSYSSSDVPPHSGIIFYRVKLELTDGRIYYSDPIPVNILLNQAFHLFPVPTTNEIRLLSKEIKNDQLRLIDISGRVVAQLPVTQFTQVLSLQSLAPGVYWCVIYRDKQRIFIKKIIKL, from the coding sequence ATGAGTGCCGGCATCCTAAAAACTTTCTCTGTTCTGCTTTGCAGCCTATGTATTACCAGCCAACTGATTGCCCAGTCCAACAATCATACGGACAGTATCTATGCGCAATATGCTGCTACAACACTGTCGAGAGATAGCGCTCAGGCAGCCCCTTGGGGCTACCTGGTCAAATTTCGCCAATATCCGGGTAATCCGTTGCTGACACAACATGGCTTGCTGCATGCCATCGGTGCTCAACATTTTATCCTTCGGGATGCCACCTTTGATTCCCTGCAGCTAAAAACCGTCGTATATCTGTCACCCGCCAACGCTAACTGGAAAAGCAGCCGGCAGCTCCTTTCCACCATAACGCGTATACGGCCTAGCGACAGCCTCACCATACAGATCACCACTCCTCCTCCTGCAACCAATGTTCGTAGTCAGCCCTTACAATATGCAAATGTACAGCAGCAAATACCTGAATATAATATGGCTGTTGTTCGTGTAAAGGCGCAGGACTGGCCCCGTTTTATCGGTCAGGCAGGTGTAGTATTTGCCGACATTCCCCGTCAGCCCCGTACAGAAGTAGCTATCCGCGAGCATAATCTCTCTATCAACCTGGTCTCTTCCGTACATCAATTATATCCTGCACTAAAAGGTACCAACCGCATCGTGGCCATCAAAGAACAGTTGTTCGATACCGCCGACGTAGACCTGAAGGGCAAATACGTTCCTTCAGCGATCGCATCCCCCAAAGAGAATTCACATGCCACCAGTATGGCTACCTGGATTGCCGGTATGGGCAATAGCAGTCCGCAAGGCAGAGGGGTAGCAAGTGCTGCACGGCTGACCTCCTCTACTTTTGACCGTTTGCTTCCCGACGAAAAAAGTTTCTTCCAGCAATTCGGGCTTACCCTGCAAAACCATTCCTACGGTACGCCAGGCATCGAAAACTACTACGGCCAGGAAGCCCAGGCTTACGATCAGCTGGTATTGGAGGCAGACACGATATTACATGTGTTCTCTTCCGGTAACATCGGTAATAACACCCCGGACAACGGCACCTATCAGGGGCTGGCAGCTTTTGCCAATCTCACAGGTACGTTCAAACAAGCGAAAAATGTACTGGTTGTTGGTGCAGTAGATAGTTTTTATAACTTACTGGATGGCGGCATATATGGCAGTTCCAGAGGTCCTGCATACGACGGCCGTGTGAAACCGGAAGTCGTTACTTACGGACAGGCAGGTACTTCCGATGCGGCGGCGACTACTACAGGTATCGCGGTGCTACTGCAGGAAGCCTATGCTCTCCAGTATGGTAAAACCCCTCCTTCCGCCCTCACCAAAACGATCCTGATCAACAGTGCTGATGATATTGGTACGGCACAAGTGGATTATTACACAGGATTCGGACTGGTAAATGCCCTGGAAGCTATCCGTACGGTAAAAGAACAACGATTCCGCAGCGGCACCGTTACTGCCGGTACTACGCAGACCTACACCATACCCGTACCAGCTGGTATGCGCCAGTTGAAGGTGACCCTCGGATGGAACGATGTACCTGCAGCCGTCAATGCTCCCAAGGCGCTGGTCAATGACCTCGACCTGTTTGTTACCGACGCCAATGGCAGACAATTTGTTCCCTGGATACTTAATCCTGCCCCTAATGCACAGTCACTACGCAGGGCAGCAGTCCGCGGTCGCGACAGCCTGAATAACCAGGAGCAGGTGACCATTGATATGCCTCCTGCCGGCAATGTTCAGATACAGGTAAGAGGGCAAGCCATCCCTGGCAATACGCCGGTCACTCACTATATCGCTTACCAGTATACGCCGCTGTCTTCTTTCAGCTGGCGATATCCGGCACCGGCGGATATACTGACAGCCGGCACCTCCGTACCGCTCCGCTGGCAAACGAATGCCTCCGGCAACTTTGACCTCTCCTATACACTCGACAGTGGCCGCACCTGGACAGCTATCGCCTCACAGATTGCTATCACTGGTAAAACATGGCGCTGGCAGCTGCCGGATACTTTTTCCACTGCAAGATTGAGAATGTCCAATGCAGATACCACCTGGTACAGTGACTATTTTTATCTGGCGACCGCCCCTGATATACAGGCAGGCTTTGACTGCCCGGATGAAGTGATGGTATACTGGAACCCCACACGTGGCGTAGCCGGTTATGAAGTACTGACATTGGAGAATGGCGCGTTAAGACCCATTGTACAAACTACGGATACCTTTGCTATCATCTCCAGAACCCAGACTAAGTCTATCTATTTCGCCGTAAGAACGGTACATAAAGACGGCTGGAAGGGAATGAACAGCTATACGCTCAATACCAAACAGCAAGGACTGGAATGTTATTTCCAGCAAACGCTGGCTGATGCGACGGAAGATAGCAAGGTGAGCCTCTACGTAAGATTTGCTTCACTTTACAAATTGAAACGTTTCAGCTGGGAACGGCGGGAAAGTGAACGTGGCAGCTTTATCACCTTGTCCTCACAGAACATCACCCAGGAGTATAGCTACAGTAGTAGCGATGTTCCACCGCATTCCGGTATTATATTCTATCGGGTAAAACTGGAGCTGACAGATGGCAGGATATATTACTCAGACCCCATACCGGTCAATATCCTGCTCAACCAGGCATTCCATCTTTTCCCAGTACCTACTACCAATGAGATACGGTTGCTATCTAAAGAAATCAAAAACGACCAGCTCCGGCTGATCGATATCAGTGGCAGAGTGGTAGCGCAGTTGCCGGTGACGCAGTTCACACAGGTGCTGTCACTGCAATCACTGGCACCAGGTGTATACTGGTGTGTGATCTATCGCGATAAACAACGCATTTTCATCAAAAAGATCATCAAACTCTAA
- a CDS encoding peptidoglycan DD-metalloendopeptidase family protein: MVIYILLLLTIGLAVLSLYLLWSGGAKPLNSGWHKMLCGLSLSVFIYLYGTWVYLTINAKFLFGIIALLFIIGSLFRPKKNIQRTPALWRMISNLLFTCLFTVLTILYFTGTMGSNPKKAAMAFPLKTGRYFVLQGGKGLPTNLFHYSLRGAVFAMDIVKLNSWGGRANRIFSSRLEDYEIFNDTLYSPVSGRVIRAYGDNPDNIPPNMERGPNNTNQVLLETDSFYVFLAHMKKESVIVKEGQWVKQGEALGCVGNSGFSSEPHLHIQVHAKKPGVPWYAGEPLYIQFSGKSYLLYEVIRPKRVKMVQ; encoded by the coding sequence ATGGTTATTTATATTTTATTGTTACTGACGATAGGACTGGCAGTGTTAAGTTTATACCTGTTATGGTCGGGAGGAGCGAAACCGCTCAATAGCGGATGGCACAAAATGTTGTGTGGATTATCACTCAGCGTGTTTATCTATCTCTATGGAACATGGGTCTATCTCACAATTAATGCAAAATTCCTCTTCGGTATTATTGCGTTGTTGTTTATTATCGGATCATTGTTCAGACCAAAGAAAAACATACAGCGAACACCAGCCCTCTGGAGAATGATCAGTAATCTGTTATTCACCTGTTTATTTACAGTATTGACCATACTGTACTTTACCGGTACCATGGGCAGCAACCCCAAGAAAGCAGCCATGGCATTCCCGCTTAAAACAGGCCGTTATTTTGTGCTGCAGGGTGGAAAAGGCTTGCCGACCAACCTGTTCCATTACAGCCTGCGTGGTGCCGTTTTTGCCATGGATATTGTAAAACTTAATAGCTGGGGCGGGCGTGCCAACCGCATCTTCTCCAGTCGGCTCGAAGACTACGAGATATTCAACGATACTCTCTATAGCCCTGTATCAGGACGTGTGATCCGGGCATATGGCGACAATCCCGATAATATTCCGCCTAACATGGAACGAGGCCCCAATAATACCAATCAGGTATTATTGGAAACAGATTCGTTTTATGTGTTCCTCGCACACATGAAGAAAGAAAGTGTTATCGTAAAAGAAGGCCAGTGGGTGAAGCAAGGTGAAGCACTAGGCTGTGTTGGCAACTCTGGCTTCAGCTCCGAACCTCACCTGCACATTCAGGTACATGCCAAAAAGCCCGGAGTACCTTGGTACGCAGGCGAGCCCCTATATATTCAATTTAGTGGAAAAAGTTATTTACTATATGAAGTGATAAGACCCAAACGGGTGAAAATGGTACAATAA
- a CDS encoding M57 family metalloprotease, whose protein sequence is MKTTCIFLGICLICFACQKEPAATKINSDIPADEKMLYPITHDVTTEDVVYPPYILSGPRNIRVRVAALPTVLVTALGQALNNYNVLQLKLQFSLVNTTADITLQGRVMDSSILAVSGYPSQDKPYPTITVNTGPHGLLNPANAGIVRRVIQHELGHCIGLLHPDRNVLRPCGPPTETPLPVINVPGMPGGLDTLSLMLRCNPGNVFSPRDIQLLKWMYGRP, encoded by the coding sequence ATGAAAACAACATGCATCTTCCTCGGCATATGCCTGATATGTTTCGCTTGTCAGAAAGAACCTGCAGCTACTAAAATTAATAGTGATATACCAGCAGATGAAAAGATGCTGTATCCTATCACACACGATGTCACAACAGAGGATGTAGTTTATCCGCCTTATATATTGAGCGGACCCCGTAATATCAGAGTACGGGTAGCTGCCTTACCTACTGTACTGGTAACCGCACTGGGACAAGCGCTCAATAACTACAATGTCCTGCAGCTAAAGTTGCAGTTCTCTTTGGTGAATACTACCGCCGACATTACACTGCAGGGAAGAGTCATGGATAGCAGCATACTTGCTGTCTCCGGATATCCCAGTCAGGATAAGCCATATCCTACTATTACCGTTAATACAGGCCCACATGGACTTCTTAATCCCGCAAATGCAGGCATCGTAAGAAGAGTGATACAACATGAACTTGGCCATTGTATAGGACTGCTGCATCCGGATAGAAATGTATTAAGGCCTTGTGGCCCACCCACCGAAACACCGCTTCCGGTAATTAATGTACCTGGTATGCCAGGTGGTTTGGATACCTTGTCACTGATGTTGAGATGCAATCCCGGCAATGTATTCAGCCCAAGAGATATCCAACTCCTGAAATGGATGTACGGTCGCCCCTAA
- a CDS encoding methyltransferase domain-containing protein codes for MHSVYYNTCPICGSPDIKPALRAKDYTVSGEIFEIWHCSQCTGRFTQNVPSAEAIGPYYQSEEYISHSETKEGLINRLYHNVRKITMRSKLNWVRGAAAVKQGDILDIGCGTGAFLHHMQQQGWQVTGLEPDENARHNAKTLYNITPAPITALFSLPAGQYDAITMWHVLEHVHELHTYLAHLPTLLKPGGALLIAVPNYTSSDASFYKEHWAAYDVPRHLYHFSPASMEILLAQHGISIERKHPMVFDAFYVSLLSEKYKTGKNRFIAGAWHGFRSYRKGLKQVDKCSSIVYECKVKQ; via the coding sequence ATGCATTCAGTATACTATAACACTTGTCCTATTTGCGGATCGCCGGATATTAAACCGGCCTTACGCGCTAAAGATTACACAGTATCCGGCGAAATATTTGAGATATGGCATTGTAGCCAGTGTACAGGTCGCTTCACACAAAATGTGCCTTCTGCTGAAGCTATAGGCCCATACTATCAATCCGAGGAATATATCTCCCATTCAGAAACAAAAGAAGGTCTTATTAACCGATTATATCATAATGTCCGTAAGATCACGATGCGTTCCAAACTTAACTGGGTACGCGGTGCAGCAGCAGTAAAACAGGGTGACATACTGGATATCGGTTGTGGCACCGGCGCTTTTCTTCATCATATGCAGCAACAAGGCTGGCAGGTAACTGGTCTGGAGCCCGATGAGAATGCACGACATAATGCAAAGACCCTTTATAATATTACACCTGCTCCTATCACGGCGTTGTTTTCGCTTCCCGCGGGGCAATATGATGCCATCACTATGTGGCACGTATTAGAGCATGTGCATGAGTTACATACTTATCTGGCACATCTTCCTACCCTGCTGAAGCCAGGTGGCGCATTACTTATCGCGGTGCCTAACTATACTTCTTCCGACGCCAGTTTTTATAAAGAGCATTGGGCAGCATACGACGTGCCCCGTCACCTGTACCACTTCTCTCCTGCTTCGATGGAGATATTACTTGCGCAGCATGGTATCTCTATAGAAAGGAAACATCCGATGGTATTTGATGCTTTCTACGTAAGCCTGCTCAGTGAAAAATATAAGACCGGAAAAAACCGTTTTATCGCTGGTGCATGGCACGGCTTCCGATCTTACCGTAAAGGCCTTAAGCAGGTAGATAAATGTAGTTCTATTGTTTACGAATGCAAAGTAAAGCAGTAA
- a CDS encoding acyl-CoA mutase large subunit family protein: MEKTIQTDAGIPIQPVYTQPILMDELPGEFPFTRGIHATMYRDKLWTMRQYAGFSTAEESNKRYHYLLSQGVMGLSVAFDLPTQIGYDSDHPMAEGEVGKVGVAIDSLEDMEILFSGISLEQISTSMTINATGFILLALYIALAKKQGADIKKISGTIQNDILKEYAARGTFIYPPQPSMRLITDIFDYCSREVPKWNTISISGYHIREAGANAVQELAFTLSNGKAYLQAAINRGLDINVFARRLSFFFNAHNHLFEEVAKFRAARKMWAEITQSLGATDTKAQMLRFHTQTGGSTLTAQQPHNNIVRVAVQTLAATLGGTQSLHTNGYDEAISLPTESAARIALRTQQIIGYESGIADTVDPLAGSYYVEALTKEVEAQAWELIGKIDAMGGAVSAIEEGFVQEEIARSAYKYQQQVERGEKVIVGVNKFNVKEEPSTDVFRIDDSIRKVQTEKLQSLRERRDNERVQSLLTRLEEAAQTSENLMPIVVEAVEHYCTLGEIADTLRKVWGEHR; encoded by the coding sequence ATGGAAAAGACCATTCAGACAGACGCTGGTATTCCTATCCAACCCGTATATACGCAGCCCATTCTTATGGACGAGCTTCCCGGTGAGTTTCCTTTTACCAGAGGTATACATGCTACGATGTATCGTGATAAGTTATGGACGATGCGTCAGTATGCAGGTTTTAGTACCGCGGAAGAGTCTAATAAGCGATATCATTATCTTTTAAGCCAGGGAGTGATGGGGTTGAGTGTAGCCTTTGATCTTCCCACCCAGATCGGGTATGACTCTGATCATCCGATGGCGGAGGGAGAAGTAGGGAAGGTAGGCGTAGCTATAGATTCGCTAGAGGATATGGAGATCCTTTTCAGTGGTATTTCTCTGGAGCAGATATCGACTTCCATGACGATCAACGCCACTGGTTTTATTCTGCTGGCATTATATATTGCGCTCGCAAAAAAGCAGGGCGCTGATATCAAAAAGATCTCCGGTACTATTCAGAACGATATATTAAAGGAGTATGCTGCGAGGGGGACATTTATCTATCCTCCGCAGCCATCGATGCGGTTGATCACTGATATTTTTGACTACTGCAGCCGGGAGGTTCCCAAGTGGAATACCATCTCTATCAGCGGTTATCATATCCGGGAAGCGGGTGCTAATGCAGTACAGGAGCTTGCCTTTACATTGTCTAACGGGAAAGCGTATCTACAGGCTGCTATCAACAGAGGGCTTGACATCAACGTATTTGCGCGCAGGCTTTCTTTCTTCTTTAATGCCCATAATCATCTTTTTGAAGAGGTGGCTAAGTTCAGGGCAGCCCGTAAAATGTGGGCGGAGATCACCCAATCACTGGGTGCTACTGATACTAAAGCCCAGATGTTACGTTTTCATACACAGACAGGCGGAAGTACCCTCACTGCCCAGCAGCCACATAATAATATAGTACGGGTAGCTGTACAGACACTGGCAGCTACGCTGGGAGGAACACAATCACTGCATACCAATGGCTATGACGAGGCTATATCCTTGCCTACGGAATCGGCTGCCCGTATTGCATTACGCACACAGCAGATCATCGGTTATGAAAGTGGTATTGCAGATACGGTCGATCCGCTGGCAGGCTCTTATTATGTAGAAGCACTTACAAAAGAAGTAGAAGCACAGGCCTGGGAGCTGATCGGAAAGATCGACGCGATGGGTGGAGCTGTAAGTGCCATAGAAGAAGGCTTTGTACAGGAAGAGATCGCCCGGAGTGCCTACAAGTATCAGCAGCAGGTAGAACGCGGTGAAAAGGTGATCGTAGGTGTGAACAAATTCAATGTCAAGGAAGAACCTAGTACAGACGTATTCCGTATTGATGATAGTATCCGCAAGGTACAGACAGAAAAATTACAGTCGCTGCGTGAAAGGCGGGATAATGAGCGCGTACAGTCATTGTTGACCCGTTTGGAAGAAGCAGCGCAAACCTCAGAAAACCTGATGCCTATTGTTGTAGAGGCAGTCGAGCACTATTGCACACTGGGAGAAATTGCAGATACACTCCGTAAAGTATGGGGAGAGCATCGTTGA
- a CDS encoding S46 family peptidase, with product MLQRFVKYGLVLLIVLAQHYSYATEGMWLPQLLSKMNEKEMKGMGMKISAADIYNINKGSLKDAIVSFGGFCTAEVISSKGLLLTNHHCGYDAIQKHSSLQHNYLDNGFWAMTQEQELPNPGLTATFIVRIDDVTKEALLNVKPGMSERERQSAIDKQLSMIRQQVKKESYQDVIIKPFFEANQYYLFVTETYKDVRLVGAPPSSIGKFGADTDNWVWPRHTGDFSMFRIYAGKDNKPAEYSKDNIPLQPKYFLPISMKGVKENDFTMVFGFPGRTNEYLPSAAVKQTVQLLDSAKVAMRDASLKVLDGYMRKDEQIKIQYAAKYASTANYWKKWMGEMLGIKRTDGIGKKLKYEAEYTRLLNTNPTWKAAYSYVLDSLNGLYDAIAPYAQARDYYTELTRNVELLSVSDRLISLLNQAEQKGESSFPALKEEFLATMPAFYQNFNATVDHDVAVALLDIYFRGVPATYRGNQVEQAWSALNKNSRTAADKIYSNSVLVSLDKLKELLSQPYQKVKEQLLKDPAVQLGLALREGFIQQVARPMNKTQEDINRLQRVYMQAQIDVMSGTRRFYPDANSTLRVTYGKVNGYKPRDAVDYDFYTYLDGVMEKYQPGDYEFDVPAKLRALYAQKDYGQYGVNGKMPVCFIASNHTTGGNSGSPALNAYGQLVGLNFDRTWEGTMSDMNYDASICRNIMTDIRYVLFIVDKFAGASHLVKEMKLVK from the coding sequence ATGCTGCAACGTTTTGTGAAGTACGGATTAGTACTGTTAATAGTTTTGGCGCAACATTATTCCTATGCCACTGAGGGAATGTGGTTACCACAGCTGCTTTCCAAAATGAACGAAAAAGAGATGAAAGGAATGGGTATGAAAATCAGTGCCGCAGATATTTACAACATCAATAAGGGAAGCCTGAAAGATGCGATCGTAAGTTTTGGCGGATTCTGTACCGCAGAAGTCATCTCTTCAAAAGGATTATTGCTTACCAATCATCATTGCGGATATGATGCCATCCAGAAACACTCCTCTCTCCAGCATAACTACCTGGATAATGGATTCTGGGCAATGACGCAGGAACAGGAATTACCCAATCCTGGTCTGACCGCGACCTTTATCGTGCGTATCGATGACGTTACCAAAGAAGCACTACTCAATGTAAAACCCGGTATGTCGGAAAGAGAAAGACAATCGGCTATAGACAAACAACTAAGTATGATCCGCCAGCAGGTAAAAAAAGAAAGCTATCAGGACGTGATCATCAAACCTTTCTTCGAAGCAAACCAGTATTACCTGTTCGTTACAGAAACATATAAAGATGTCCGCCTGGTAGGCGCCCCTCCATCCTCCATCGGAAAGTTCGGCGCAGATACAGACAACTGGGTATGGCCCCGTCACACCGGCGACTTCTCCATGTTCCGCATATATGCCGGGAAAGACAATAAGCCTGCTGAATACTCAAAGGACAACATCCCCTTACAGCCTAAATACTTTCTGCCGATCTCTATGAAAGGTGTAAAGGAGAATGACTTTACTATGGTATTCGGCTTCCCCGGCAGAACCAATGAATACCTGCCTTCCGCAGCAGTGAAGCAAACAGTACAGTTACTGGACAGCGCAAAAGTAGCTATGCGGGATGCTTCGCTCAAAGTACTGGATGGATATATGCGCAAGGACGAGCAGATCAAGATCCAGTATGCAGCTAAATATGCTTCTACCGCTAACTACTGGAAAAAATGGATGGGTGAAATGTTAGGGATCAAACGAACAGATGGTATCGGTAAAAAGCTGAAATATGAAGCAGAATATACGCGTTTACTCAATACCAACCCTACCTGGAAAGCTGCTTATAGTTATGTGCTCGATTCCCTGAACGGACTTTATGATGCTATCGCCCCTTACGCTCAGGCAAGGGATTATTACACCGAACTCACCCGTAACGTTGAGCTGTTAAGTGTAAGCGACCGGCTGATCTCATTACTCAACCAGGCTGAGCAGAAAGGAGAGAGCAGCTTCCCGGCATTGAAAGAAGAGTTCTTAGCGACGATGCCTGCATTCTATCAGAATTTTAACGCTACTGTAGACCATGATGTAGCGGTGGCGTTGCTGGATATCTACTTCCGCGGCGTTCCTGCAACATACAGGGGGAATCAGGTAGAACAGGCATGGTCAGCATTGAATAAAAACAGCCGTACGGCCGCGGATAAAATATACAGTAACAGTGTCCTGGTCTCTCTGGACAAACTCAAAGAACTCCTGTCCCAACCTTATCAGAAGGTAAAAGAACAGTTGTTGAAAGATCCGGCGGTACAATTAGGACTTGCCTTACGTGAAGGTTTTATTCAACAGGTAGCAAGGCCAATGAATAAAACACAGGAAGATATCAACCGCCTGCAACGCGTTTATATGCAGGCCCAGATCGACGTGATGTCAGGTACCCGTCGCTTTTATCCGGATGCTAATAGCACATTGAGGGTTACATATGGCAAAGTGAATGGGTATAAGCCCAGGGATGCCGTGGACTATGATTTCTATACCTACCTCGATGGCGTGATGGAAAAATATCAGCCGGGAGACTATGAGTTCGATGTGCCGGCTAAGCTAAGAGCGCTATATGCGCAGAAAGACTATGGTCAATATGGAGTTAATGGCAAGATGCCGGTATGTTTTATAGCCTCCAACCATACCACCGGCGGTAACTCCGGTAGCCCAGCATTAAACGCTTATGGACAGCTGGTAGGGCTTAACTTTGATCGTACCTGGGAAGGTACAATGAGTGATATGAACTATGATGCCAGCATTTGCCGTAACATCATGACGGATATCCGCTATGTTTTGTTTATCGTGGACAAATTTGCGGGTGCTTCTCATCTCGTGAAAGAAATGAAACTGGTGAAGTAA